Within Paenibacillus sp. RUD330, the genomic segment GCAACCGGGAAAAAGCCCATCACAGCGCCTTGTCGCTCGGGGCTGGCGTGCTCGTGACCGGAGGCTTCGGCACGAGCGCCGAGGTCATCGCTCTGGCGGACCGGCTGGAGCTGCCGGTCCTCGGCAGCAGCTACGATACGTTTACGGTGGCCGCGCTGATCAACCGCGCGATCTACGACCGGCTGATCAAGAAGCAGATCGTGCTTGTAGGCGACATCTTGCGGACGGACATGCCGCCGGCTTACTTGCATGATAGCGACCGCGTCGGGGATGCGATGAGCAAAATCGAGGAGACGAACCATAACCGCTTCCCCGTCGTGGACAACAGCCTTCGCCCGGTAGGCATGGTGACGACGAAGGACCTGATCGGAGCGGAGCTGCACCAGCCGATCTCCGAGCGGATGACAACGGAGCCGAAAACGGTGAGCCCGGGCACCTCGGTCGCGACAGCCGGCCATATGATGGTCGCCGAAGCGATCGAGCTGCTCCCGGTCACCGATTCCGCCGGCAAGCTGACCGGGGTCATCAGCCGCAAGGATGTGCTGCGCGCGATGCAGCAGATCCAGCATCAGCCGCAGAACGGAGAGACGCTGGAGGATCAGATGCGCGCCTTGTTCAGCGAGGAGCGCGATGAGGAAGGCCGTCTCTACTATGAAGGGCCTGCAGCCGCTCTCATGAGCAACCAGATCGGCAGCATGTCGGAAGGCGTCATGTCCGGGCTCATCCATCAGGCGGCCGTGCGGGCGATCAAGGAGCATCGGCGGAGCGACCTCATTACGGACAGCCACTCGGTCTATTACCTCGCTCCGGTGGAGATCGATCAGATTCTCCGGCTGTACCCGACGATCATCGAGATCAGCAGGAAGTTCTGCAAGGCCGAGGTTCAAGTATTCGCCGGAGAACGCAAAGTGGCGCAGTCCATGCTGACAGCGCGTTTAATGGAATAGCAGTTTCAGGCCGATGCCGGCCGGCGGAAGGAATCCGTCCGATGGAAAACCCGCGATGCTGGCGGGTTTTTTTGCGTTTGTTTTATTGTTATACAACAGATTGGAAATTATAAAAACAGTATTGAACATTTTCGAATTACTGTTATATAATACATATACAAATATAAAACAGACTATAACAGAGAGGTGATCGGCATGGATTGTCCTTTGTGCCAAGGAGACGGCGACCTGCATCAGAAGGAGTGTCCTCCGGGAATCAATGGGGATGACCTGCAAACGGTCCATGGGGATCGGCTTCTTCCATGTCCCCGCTGCGAGGGGAGCGGTTATCTGGAGTCGGAAGCCGGATAGCGCCGGCATCGCAGGTCGGCAGCGCTTTTCCATAATCCCTGAAGGAGGCTGTACCATGAGCGAGTCGATGGCCGGTTCACCGGCCGAACAGCTCCAGCAGCGCTGGAGCAGCAAGCGATACGTAGGCATAACCCGCCCTTATTCACCTGAGGAAGTCCTCAAGCTCCGAGGCTCCGTCCTGGTCGAGCATACGCTGGCCCGCAGAGGGGCCGATAAGCTGTGGAGCATGCTGCAGCAGGAGGATTACGTCCCTGCGCTCGGCGCGCTGACCGGCAATCAGGCGGTGCAGCAAGTAAAGGCCGGGTTGCAGGCCATCTACCTCAGCGGCTGGCAGGTGGCCGCCGACGCGAATCTGTCGGGACAGATGTATCCCGACCAGAGCCTGTACCCGTCCAACAGCGTGCCGAGCGTGGTGAAGCGGATCAATCAGGCGCTGCAGCGAGCCGATCAGATCCAGCATTCGGAAGGCGTCGGGGCGCTCGATTATTTCGTGCCGATCGTAGCGGATGCCGAAGCGGGATTCGGCGGCGCTCTGAACGTCTTCGAGCTGATGAAGTCGATGATCGAAGCGGGGGCGTCGGGAGTGCATTTCGAGGATCAGCTGAGCTCGGAGAAAAAATGCGGCCATCTCGGAGGCAAAGTGCTGCTGCCGACGAAGCAAGGCCATCCGCCATCTCGTCTCCGCGCGCCTTGCAGCCGATGTGCTCGGCGTGGATGCCGTGCTTATCGCCCGCACCGACGCGCATGCCGCGCGGCTGCTCACCAGCGATTCCGATCCCGCGGATGCCGGATTCCTGACCGGGGAGCGCTCGGCCGAAGGCTTCCATTACGTCCGCTCCGGACTGGAGCAGGCGATCGCCAGAGGTCTGGCTTATGCCCCTTATGCGGATCTCGTCTGGTGCGAGACATCGGAGCCCGATCTCGGGGAAGCCAGGCGGTTCGCGGAGGCCATCCATGCCCGCTATCCCGGCAAGCTGCTTGCCTACAACTGTTCGCCCTCGTTCAACTGGAAAAAGAAGCTCGGCGAGAAGGAGATCGCCTCCTATCAGCGGGAGCTCGGACAGCTCGGCTACAAATTCCAGTTCGTCACGCTGGCGGGCTTCCACGCTCTGAACTACAGCATGTTCATGCTGGCCAAGGAGTACCGCAGCCGCGGCATGGCCGCCTACTCGGAGCTGCAGCAGGCCGAGTTCGCGGCCGAAGCTCAGGGGTATGAAGCGACCCGCCATCAGAGGGAGGTGGGAACCGGCTACTTCGACGATGTTCTTCATGCCATCTCCGGCGGCACGGCGAGCACGGCTGCGCTTGCGGAATCGACGGAAGCCGAGCAGTTCGCCGGCTCCGGCCGCCCGGGAGCCGAATCATGAGCCGTCCAGCGGCAGGATTGGCCGTGCTGGGCCCTCCGCTGTCTTCTGCGGCCCAGGAGCTGCTGGGCAAGCGAGCATTGGCGTTCGTGCAGCTTTTGGAGCAGCAGTTCGGACATCGGAGAAGGGAGCTGCTCCAGGCGAGACAGCATCGCCAGCAACGGTTCGACGGCGGCGAGAAGCCGGACTTCCGCTCGGATACGCTGGCGGTCCGCACCGGCGAATGGAGCGTCGCCCCTGCGCCTGCGGAGCTGAGAGACCGCAGAGTGGAGATTACCGGGCCTGCCGGAGACCGGAAGATGGTCATCAACGCCCTCAATTCCGGAGCCCGAGTGTTCATGTGCGACTTGGAGGACGCCAATTCCCCGACCTGGGCCAACACGATGAACGGACAGCTCAATATCCGGGATGCGGAAGCGGGAACGATCGCATACGAAAGCCCGGAAGGGAAAGCATACCGGCTTGCGCCCGATCACGCCGTCATCAAAATCCGCCCGCGCGGCTGGCATCTTGAGGAGAGCCATGTCGCATGGGAAGGCCAATCCGTATCCGCAGCCCTTTTCGATTTCGGCATGGCCGCGTTCCATAACGCCAGGGAGAAGGCTCGCAGAGGGAGCGGACTGTACTTTTATCTCCCGAAGCTGGAAAGCATGGAGGAAGCGGAGCTGTGGGAGGACGTATTTACATTCGCGGAGCGGGAGCTCGGCCTGGAGCGCGGCATGTTCCGGGCGACGGTTCTGATCGAGACGCTGCCGGCTGCGTTCGAGATGGAAGAGATCCTGTTCGTGCTTCGGGACCATGCCGACGGGCTGAACTGCGGCCGGTGGGACTACATTTTCTCTTATATCAAAAAGCTGCGCGCCCATCCCGAGGCCATATTGCCCGATCGGAGCCTCGTGACGATGGACTCGCCGTTCATGGCCGCTTATGCGCGGCTTGCGGTCCAGACCTGCCACCGGCGCGGAGCGTTCTGCATCGGCGGCATGGCGGCGCAAATCCCGATCAAGAACGATTCCGCCGCCAACGAACAAGCGCTTGATAAGGTGCGCCTCGACAAGCTGCGGGAAGTCCGGCTCGGCCATGACGGCACTTGGGTCGCCCATCCCGGGCTTGTCGCGGTTGCCGAGAAAGTGTTCAACGAGCATATGCCGGGTGACAATCAGCTCTTCTTCCACCCTGACGGCAGCGTCGGCGCCGAGCAGCTGCTGGAAGCTCCGCGAGGGCCGATTACCGAAGCGGGCGTCCGCCTGAACCTGTCGGTAAGCTTGCAGTATATCGAAGCCTGGCTGCGCGGAACGGGCGCCGTGCCGATCAACAGCCTGATGGAGGATGCCGCTACGGCCGAAATCTCCAGGGCGCAGCTGTGGCAATGGATCCGCCATCCACAAGGAATTCTGGAGGACGGCAGGAAAATGAGCGCCGACTTGTACCGCAAGCTGCTGGAGGAAGAGCTTGGCAAGCTGCCGGCCGCGGCTTCCGGCGCTTACGGCAGGGCAGAGGAGCTGCTGACGGCGATGACGCTTGCCGATACGTTCGCAGAGTTCCTTACGGTTGATGCTTATCGATACTTGCAGGATTAATGGAAGAAAAAAACGAAGGAGGAGAGTTCATGATGCCGATTCAGGATGCGAAGCGGCCGGTCCTCAAGCAGCCTTGCTTCTGCTGCGAAAAGCAAGAGGCGGCGCCCGGAGAGCTGGTTTGCGAGGAATGCGGAGAGAAGAACGGGTTGTCCAGCTCTCATTATTATTTGAAGCAATACTACTACGGGGATTGATGCCTCGAATCGACTTTCGGCCAGGACGCCTGAACAGGCGTCCTTCATCTATGTTCCGGTCCGAAAGGATGGTAAAAAACGGGTTTAACCGATTCGGCTCTGGACGGGCCGCACGGAGGCTGGTAATCTCTTGGAATAATGCATGTACTAGAAAAGGGGAACAGCCATCATGAAACCCGTCCGATTTCTGGAAGGAGAATCCGTCTATCTGAGACCTGTGGAAGCCTGGGATGCCGACTGGTATTACAGCGGCCTGTACGAGTCCGAGACGCGGATGCTCACCGGCACTCAGAAGCACCATACGAGGGAACAAGTCGCGGATTATCTCCAGGGCAAGGGGAAGGATGCCTCTTCCGTCCTTCTGCTGATCGCTCTCCGGGATACGGATGAGCGGATCGGAGACATCGCGATCCAGGACATCGACCGCAACAACCGCAATGCGGGCATGCGGATCGCGCTGAACGACAAGTCCCATCAGGGCAAAGGCTACGGAAGCGAGGCCATGCGGCTCATGCTGGACTACGGCTTCGGCATCCTCAATCTGCATCGCATCGAGCTGAACGTATTCGCATTCAACAACAGGGCGGCGCATGTCTACGAGAAGCTCGGCTTCAAGCGCGAGGGCGTGCAGCGCGAGGCGCTGTATTATGATCATGCCTATCATGACTCCATTCTCATGGCCATTCTCGAGGACGAGTACAGGCAGCTGCACCGGAAGCAACCTCTGTAGGCTGGACAGCTTTAGGCACAAGACCGTCACGAGCGTGGCGGTTTTTTCTCTTTTGCGGGAGCGGCGATTTGGTATAATGAAGGAAAAAATCGGGGAGGGGTCGACATGTCTGCCGTCTTGTTCGTACACGGCAATCTGTTCATGGCCGAATCGGCCGCGGCCGACTCGGTCTACGTCGAGAATGGCATCATCCGCGCGATTGGAACCGCTTCCGAGCTGGAGCTGCAGCTCAGCGGGCGTCCTTACGCCAAGGTCGATTGGAACGGGGCGCAGGTGCTGCCCGGATTGGTCGATGCCCACATGCATCTCGGGATGCATGGCATGAAGCTCGGCATGCTGGACTTCACCGATGCGGCGTCGAAGGAAGAGATGCTGGCCATGATCGCCGAGCGGGCCGCCTCCACGCCGGACGGCGAATGGATTCTCGGACTGAACTGGAACGAGAACAACTTCCCGGACGGAACGGCGCCGCATCGGAGCGAGCTCGATGAAATCACGGAGCGGCATCCCGTCTATCTCACTCGGACCTGCTTCCATGCGTTTCTCGGCAATTCGGAAGCGTTCCGCAGAGCCGGCGTTACGGCGGACACTCCCGATACGGAATCGGGCGCGTTAGGCAGAGATGCAGGCGGACAATTGAACGGCTGGATCTACGAGAATGCATCCGCTCCATTCGCCGCCGTCCAGCCCGAGCCGGATTACGAATTCCTGAAAAGCTCGATGAGGCGGGCCGGCGAGGATGCGCTCCGCCTCGGACTGACGGCCGCTCATACCGAGGATCTACGGCTGCTCGGCAGCGTGGAAGCGATGCTGCGCATCCAGAGCGAGCTGCGGGAGGAAGGCCTGGCCTTCCGGACCCATCAGCTGATGTTCCACGGCTTCCTGGACGAGATCAAGGAGCTCGGGATGAGGGCAGGCAGCGGCAGCGACTGGCTGCGGATCGGAGCGGTGAAGCTGTTCGCCGACGGGGCCGTCGGCGGACGCACGGCGCTGCTCAAGGAGCCTTATCACGACGCTCCCGCCGCGCTGGGATTGGCGATGCATACAGCGGAGGAGCTGGCCGGCATCGTCGGCAGGGCGCGGCAGATGGGATATCCGATCGCCTTCCACGCGATCGGGGACGGTGCCGCCGAGATGATGGCGGATGTGCTGGAGGCGCATCCGGCGGCCGCGGACGCCAAGCTTCCGGACCGCTTCATCCACGCCCAGATCGTGCAGCCGGCTACGGTGGACCGCATGAAGAGGATGAATCTGGCCGTCGATCTGCAGCCGCGGTTCGTGCCGAGCGATTTTCCCTGGGTCATGGACCGGGTCGGCCCGGAGCGGACAAGCTATCTATACGCCTGGAAGAAATGGCTGCAGACGGGACTGCCCTGCTCCGGAGGCAGCGATGCGCCGATCGAGCCGCTGAATCCGTTCCTCGGCATTCATGCCGCGGCAACGAGACGCAAGCCCGGCGAGCGGCATGAAGGCTATTTGCCGGAGGAGAAGCTGAGCATCTCGCAGTCCGTCGGGCTGTTCACGCACGGCAGCGCGTCCGCGGCGGGAGAGGCCGACCGGAGAGGCTCGATCGGGATCGGCAAGCATGCCGACTTCACGGTCGTCGACCGCCGGATCCATGACGGCATGGATCCCGACGAGCTGCTCCATGCCAAGGCGCTCATGACGGTCGTCAACGGCATCGTCGCTTATCAAGCCTGACATCCATCAAATCGATAAGGAGATTGTCATGTTCAGTTATATTCTCGTAGGGGCCGTCATTCTGGCGGCGATCGGCGCTACATTGGCGGTTGGCTTTTCCAAGGAAAATCAAAACGGAAACCCCGCTTACGACCGAGCGCACGGTAAGAAATGGGCAAGGCTCAGCATGCTGTATGCCGTGACGGCCGTGCTCAGCGTCGTCGCTCTGATCTGGTTCGTATTCAACTGATCATCGGGGGAGGAATGGAATCATGGACTATACGTACTTGGGGAGATCGGGACTGGAGGTTTCGCGCTTCTGCCTCGGCACGATGACGTACGGCAGCTGGGATATGGATGAACAAAGCTCTCTCGCGGTCATTGACCGGGTGCTGGATTCCGGAATCAATTTCCTGGATACAGCCGATACCTACGGCAAGGGCACGTCGGAGGAGATCATCGGCAAAGCCTTGAAGGGCCGACGGGACAAGGTCGTCGTCGCGACCAAATTCAAGGTGAGGACCGAGGAAGGTCCCAATGGAGAAGGGGCCAGCCGCTACCGGATCATGAAGCAGGTGGAGCACAGCCTGAAAAGGCTCGGCACCGATTACATCGACCTGTATCAGATCCATCGTCCGGATACCCATACTCCGCTGGACGAAACGCTGAGAGCGCTCGATGATCTCGTCAAGCAGGGCAAGGTCCGTTATATCGGCTGCTCCAACTTCGAGGGCTGGCGGATCGTGGAGTCGCTCTGGACCAGCGACAGGATGAACCTGGAGCGGTTCGTCTCGAATCAGCCTTCCTACAGCCTGCTGGACAGGACGATCGAGCAGGAAATACTGCCCGCCTCAGAGCGGCATGGATTGGCCACGATTGTGTATTCGCCGTTGTCCGGCGGCTGGCTGTCGGGCAAATACAGGCAGAATCAGCCTCTTCCGGCCGATTCACGCGGCGAGCGCTTGAACATGGCCGAGCCGCGCAACCGAAAGAAGCTTGAAATCGTCGAGCAGCTGGCCGCTCTTGCGGAAGAAAAAGGGGTCCAGCTGAGCCAGCTGTCCCTGTCCTGGCTGCTGCAGCGGAAAAACGTCATTCCCGTCATCGGCGTCAAAAGCCGCGGGCAGCTCGAGGAGAACCTGGGCGCGCTGGCCGTATCATGGACGGATGGTGAGCTGGATGCCGTCGATCGGATCGTGCCGGGTCCTTACCGGGATTATTCCCGCGACGGAAGCTTCTGGATTTCTTCCCTGTCTCTATAGATCCATGCGGCGATGACAATGATCGGATCGGAGAGACGAGCGATGGCGAAAACAAAGGATATGGATGCTGCAGCCGAAAAGATTGAAAAGGAAGCCGAGCTTGCCAGAGACGATCTGAGCCGATATTCGTCCAGGCTGAACGGACTCGTAGCCGAGTTCGAACAGCGGATCCATTCCAAGGTGAACGAGGAATACGACAAGACGACCCGCTGGCCGGACAAGCTTGCGGACCGGATCGCGCAGTTCGGCGGGAGCTGGCGATTCATCGTCATCTTTTTTGCCGTGCTGGCCCTATGGATCGTAATCAACAGCCTGGCGCTGACAAAGGCGGTCCGCTTCGACGGTCCGCCCTTCATCCTGCTCAATCTCGTGCTGTCGTTTCTGGCGGGCTTTCAGGCTCCGATCATCATGATGAGCCAGAACCGCCAAGCGGCCCGCGACAAGCGCGAGAGCATGATCGATTATGCGATCAATTACAAGGCCGAGCTGGAAATCGACGATATGCAAGGGCATCTGCATCGCCTCGAGGCGGATTTTGCAAGCTTCCGCAGCGAAACGAAGAGGGATATGGAAGAGATCAAGGCTCTGCTGCGGTCGACTGACGCCAAAGGGAAAGCCGATTGAGTGGTCGAGCCGCGAACCTAAAGGTTTAGTTTAATGGTGTAGATCATTAAGCCGATTAATTGTATGTTCCCGATGGTTGAGTCGGAATATTAATGTCATTAACAAAGGTTGTAAAAGGAAAGAGAGCGCCGATCCGGCGCTCTCTTTTTCGTTGCTTGCGCACAGTCGATTGAGCCGGAGTTCTGTCCGAGCTTGCTGGATGTTTTCTCCGTTTCAAGCACGGAATGAACGGCTTGCTTAGCGGTTTGAGTCCATCCCGGCTGCGGCATGCCAATCCTCCTGCATTCGGTTCTTCCATCAAGCAAGTATGGATATCGAGACAGCCTGTCACGGGATCGTCATTGCTCATAGCCCGAAAGAGTTATGTGCAAAATCTCCGTTTCTTTTATGATCATGGAAGGGGAGATACGGGCTTTGCACAGAGGGGGGAGTTTCCTGGCTATCCAGTTCAACCATGATTGCCGATTAGAAAGGCTCGTCAGACGAGCAGCCGTCCTGGCCGTATGCACGGCATGCTTGCCGGGAGCATGGGGGCATGCCGATTCGGCAGCGGCTTCCCCGCCAGAGATTGGAGCGGCTTCGCTTCAAAAAAGGCTGGATGCAGCCAAGCCGGGAGAAGCCGTAACACTGCCGCCCGGACAGTACGCGGAAGCGATCGTCATCTCGAAAAGACTGGTCGTACAAGCCGAAGGCGTGACCTTGACCGGATCGGGCGGGGATGCTCCTGTCGTGAAGCTGGCAGCGGAAGGAGCGGAACTGCACGGAATGGCCGTTGAAAAAGATGCTGCGGGCGAAGCTCCGGCCGTACTCATATCCGCCGACAGGGTCGTCGTGGATGGGCTTCGAATCAAGTCCCGCTCTTACGGCATCCAGCTTCGCAAATCCAGCGGATCCACCATCAGAGGCTCGGTCGTCGCTCCTACGGATGATCTCAAGGGAAAATCGGCTCGCCAGACCGACAAGCGAAATGGAATCGACCTTTTTCAGTCCAACGCCAATCTCATTCAGGAAAATCGGGTGACCGGCATGTTCGACGGGATCTACATGGAGAGCAGCCATGACAATACCGTCCTGAGCAACGAGATCGACCACTCCCGGTACGGCATTCATTGCATGTATACCAACGGCACGATCATGAGAAGCAACAGCGGCGAGTTCAATGTCACCGGCATCATGGCCATGATCGTGAAGGGAGCCGAGGTGGCCGACAACGTCTTCACTCGGCAGAAAGGCAGCGTCAACTCGCAAGGCATGCTGTTCTTCGATGTGCAGAATACCCGGGTCGCAGGCAACGAGCTGACGGGAAACCGCGTCGGGCTTTACATCGAGATGTCCCGGAACAACGTATGGGAAGACAATGACGTTTCGTACAACTTCGTCGGCATTCAACTGCTGGACTCTCAGAGCAATCGGCTCGAGAACAACCGCTTCGTCTCGAATGTCATCGAAACGCAAGCGGATGGCAGCAAGGACAACGAGCTGCTCCATAATTATTGGGATGCCTTTCAAGGACTGGATCCCAGCGGCGACGGGATCAGCGATATTCCGTACGTCATGAATCCTTTTTTTCAAAGGCTGACGAAAGGAATACCGGCTTATCAGATTTTTTTCCAGTCTCCGGGCATGAGGTTTCTGGAAAGTCTCTTCACTGCGGATGCAAAGCAATGGACGCAGGATCGCGAGCCTAGGATGGAGCCTTTCTTGTCATCATCCGCTTCAACCGATAGCCGGCCGAATCCATGGAGCGCAGCGGAGACGGGAATAGCCGGAGCGGCTCTGCTCGTGGCGGCACTAACGATCATTACACTAATGGGGGTCAAAAAATCATGAAAAAAATCACGCTCATGCTGTTCGTTTCCTTATTCACCATCCTGCTGGCTGCCGGTTGCGGCAAGCAAACCTATGAGCCGGTGCCGATCGACGAGACGGTGGACAAATGCGCCATTTGCAATATGCAGATCAAGGACGATGCTTTCGCCACTCAACTGACGACAACCGAGGGCAAGACATTCAAATTCGACGATATCGGCTGCATGAACGAGTGGAAGGAGAAAAACGCGGAGGCAAAGATCGGCGGCGAATACGTTCGTGATTACAATGACAAGGAATGGATTCCTTATGACCAAGCCGCTTATGTCTACGATGCCGATTTCAAGTCCCCTATGGCGTACGGGATCTACAGCTTCAAGGACAAGGCTTCAGCGGAAGCGTTCACGAAAGAACAAGGAAAAGGCCGGCTCATGACAGCCGCGGACCTGGCTTCGCATGAATGGACGCAGAATAAAGCGCAAATGGGCATGGATATGGGAGAAGGACACTCGCATGATGAAGGCGGTGAAATGGATATGGGCGCAAATGCGGGAGCTACTGCAAATATGGGCTCCGATTCCCATTAAGCGATGAATATGCTGCATATTGCGCGAAGGGAAATCAAGCTCGGCTTCCGCAACCCTTGGGCCTACTCTTTTCTAGCGCTGTTCACCCTGTTCACCCTCGTCCTGCTGCTGATTCATTCGAGCAGCTCGATATCCGGCTACACAAGCACGACCGGTTCCATGTTAAGCCTGATCTTGTATCTGCTGCCTCTCATGACGCTGCTGATCGGCTCCTTTTCCCTGACGGCGGAAAAAGAGGAAGGGAGCTGGCAGCTGCTTTCCACCTACCCTCTGCGAACATGGTCGTTCATCCTGGGCAAATATGCCGGGCTCGCCATTGTTCTGATGACGGTCGCCGCCTTCGCGTACGGCGTGAGCGGAGTAGCCGGAGCGCTTGCAGGAGGAGGCTTCCAGCTCCGAACCTTGCTGCTGTTCCTTGTATTTTCCGTCCTTCTGATTCTGCTCTTCCTGGCCGTCGCTCTCCTGATCGGGACTGCGGCCCGCAACCGCTGGCAAGCGCTCACTTACGGTGTCGCCTTCTGGTTCTTCACCGTCATCGGCTGGCCGGCGCTGCTGATTGCGGGACTTGGGTTCGTTCCCTATCTGTGGATCAAGCCGGCGTTGATCTTTCTGACGTTTCTCAATCCGGCCGAGCTGGTGCGATTATTCGTCGTGGTGAAGCTTGGCGGCGGTTCTATCCTTGGTCCGGATTATTACAAATGGGTAGACGTCATGAGCGAGCCGCTGGGAGCCATCCTTTTTGCCGCCGTATGCCTGCTCTGGATCGTGGCGGCGTCCGGAGTCTCGGCCTGGGCTTGGGAAAGGGGGCGTTCCCGTGGATGAACCTGTTCTTAGAATCGAGGGAGCCGGCAAAACGATCAAAGGCCAGACGATCCTTCGTCCTGTGTCCTTGTCTTTGCAAAGAGGTGACGTCTATGCCCTTTGCGGCGGCAACGGAGCGGGCAAAAGCACGCTGCTGCGCATGGTGATGGGCATCCTCCAGCCGACGGCCGGGGAGATCGAAGTGAACGGCCTGAGCTGGAAGGACAATCGCCGGTCTTACGCCGAACAGATGGGCTATATGCCGGACGACTATTCTTTTGCCAGAGGGCTGACGGCTTGGGAAACGCTGAGCTTCTGGGCTTCGCTGCGGGGGCTGTCCCGCGGGAGGACCGAGGAGGTGCTGGAAGAAGTCGGCTTGACGGGAGTGAGGAACAAGCAGGTCACCTCTTTTTCCAAAGGCATGCGCCAACGGCTTCTGTTCGCCCAGGCGCTGCTGTCGCGCCCGTCCTTGCTCGTGCTGGATGAACCGACCAACGGCCTCGATCCTTACTGGATGGATGCTTTTGTGGAGCTGGTGAAGAGGGCCGCCGCGGATGGCCATGCCGTGATTTACTCGACTCATCAGCTGCCTGTAGCCGAGGCCTCCGCGAATTACGTCCTGTTCCTGCAGGAAGGATCGGCCGTCAAGCAGGGCGCTGTTTCATCCTTTTTGGAGGAGTACGGACCAGGCGGGCTGCATGCAGCGTTCAGCGATACGCGTCGCGGATAAGGAGGATTTATGAACAGAGGCCGCTTCCGTTTCGATCGAAGGCCAATAATCTTGCTGACTTTGCTTTTTCTGGCTGCGGCTCTCCTTGCGACCGTCGCCACGATCGCCGACCACCGGCCGCAAGGGACGGGCGCTTCGGTCAAAGAAGGCTCGGCGGCTCCGGATATCGGGGTCAAGTCTCT encodes:
- a CDS encoding DRTGG domain-containing protein codes for the protein MMTVGPADFSTKHDQIIAYMESLEVGSRVSVRKLAQTLEVSEGTAYRAIKDAEAKGIVSTKLRTGTVRVDSGKRERIDKLTFEEIVGIVDGHVLGGQSGLPKTLNKFVIGAMQLEAMMGYIEPGNLLIVGNREKAHHSALSLGAGVLVTGGFGTSAEVIALADRLELPVLGSSYDTFTVAALINRAIYDRLIKKQIVLVGDILRTDMPPAYLHDSDRVGDAMSKIEETNHNRFPVVDNSLRPVGMVTTKDLIGAELHQPISERMTTEPKTVSPGTSVATAGHMMVAEAIELLPVTDSAGKLTGVISRKDVLRAMQQIQHQPQNGETLEDQMRALFSEERDEEGRLYYEGPAAALMSNQIGSMSEGVMSGLIHQAAVRAIKEHRRSDLITDSHSVYYLAPVEIDQILRLYPTIIEISRKFCKAEVQVFAGERKVAQSMLTARLME
- the aceB gene encoding malate synthase A, whose protein sequence is MSRPAAGLAVLGPPLSSAAQELLGKRALAFVQLLEQQFGHRRRELLQARQHRQQRFDGGEKPDFRSDTLAVRTGEWSVAPAPAELRDRRVEITGPAGDRKMVINALNSGARVFMCDLEDANSPTWANTMNGQLNIRDAEAGTIAYESPEGKAYRLAPDHAVIKIRPRGWHLEESHVAWEGQSVSAALFDFGMAAFHNAREKARRGSGLYFYLPKLESMEEAELWEDVFTFAERELGLERGMFRATVLIETLPAAFEMEEILFVLRDHADGLNCGRWDYIFSYIKKLRAHPEAILPDRSLVTMDSPFMAAYARLAVQTCHRRGAFCIGGMAAQIPIKNDSAANEQALDKVRLDKLREVRLGHDGTWVAHPGLVAVAEKVFNEHMPGDNQLFFHPDGSVGAEQLLEAPRGPITEAGVRLNLSVSLQYIEAWLRGTGAVPINSLMEDAATAEISRAQLWQWIRHPQGILEDGRKMSADLYRKLLEEELGKLPAAASGAYGRAEELLTAMTLADTFAEFLTVDAYRYLQD
- a CDS encoding GNAT family protein, encoding MKPVRFLEGESVYLRPVEAWDADWYYSGLYESETRMLTGTQKHHTREQVADYLQGKGKDASSVLLLIALRDTDERIGDIAIQDIDRNNRNAGMRIALNDKSHQGKGYGSEAMRLMLDYGFGILNLHRIELNVFAFNNRAAHVYEKLGFKREGVQREALYYDHAYHDSILMAILEDEYRQLHRKQPL
- a CDS encoding amidohydrolase, which translates into the protein MSAVLFVHGNLFMAESAAADSVYVENGIIRAIGTASELELQLSGRPYAKVDWNGAQVLPGLVDAHMHLGMHGMKLGMLDFTDAASKEEMLAMIAERAASTPDGEWILGLNWNENNFPDGTAPHRSELDEITERHPVYLTRTCFHAFLGNSEAFRRAGVTADTPDTESGALGRDAGGQLNGWIYENASAPFAAVQPEPDYEFLKSSMRRAGEDALRLGLTAAHTEDLRLLGSVEAMLRIQSELREEGLAFRTHQLMFHGFLDEIKELGMRAGSGSDWLRIGAVKLFADGAVGGRTALLKEPYHDAPAALGLAMHTAEELAGIVGRARQMGYPIAFHAIGDGAAEMMADVLEAHPAAADAKLPDRFIHAQIVQPATVDRMKRMNLAVDLQPRFVPSDFPWVMDRVGPERTSYLYAWKKWLQTGLPCSGGSDAPIEPLNPFLGIHAAATRRKPGERHEGYLPEEKLSISQSVGLFTHGSASAAGEADRRGSIGIGKHADFTVVDRRIHDGMDPDELLHAKALMTVVNGIVAYQA
- a CDS encoding aldo/keto reductase, producing MDYTYLGRSGLEVSRFCLGTMTYGSWDMDEQSSLAVIDRVLDSGINFLDTADTYGKGTSEEIIGKALKGRRDKVVVATKFKVRTEEGPNGEGASRYRIMKQVEHSLKRLGTDYIDLYQIHRPDTHTPLDETLRALDDLVKQGKVRYIGCSNFEGWRIVESLWTSDRMNLERFVSNQPSYSLLDRTIEQEILPASERHGLATIVYSPLSGGWLSGKYRQNQPLPADSRGERLNMAEPRNRKKLEIVEQLAALAEEKGVQLSQLSLSWLLQRKNVIPVIGVKSRGQLEENLGALAVSWTDGELDAVDRIVPGPYRDYSRDGSFWISSLSL
- a CDS encoding DUF1003 domain-containing protein; translation: MAKTKDMDAAAEKIEKEAELARDDLSRYSSRLNGLVAEFEQRIHSKVNEEYDKTTRWPDKLADRIAQFGGSWRFIVIFFAVLALWIVINSLALTKAVRFDGPPFILLNLVLSFLAGFQAPIIMMSQNRQAARDKRESMIDYAINYKAELEIDDMQGHLHRLEADFASFRSETKRDMEEIKALLRSTDAKGKAD
- a CDS encoding NosD domain-containing protein; this encodes MHRGGSFLAIQFNHDCRLERLVRRAAVLAVCTACLPGAWGHADSAAASPPEIGAASLQKRLDAAKPGEAVTLPPGQYAEAIVISKRLVVQAEGVTLTGSGGDAPVVKLAAEGAELHGMAVEKDAAGEAPAVLISADRVVVDGLRIKSRSYGIQLRKSSGSTIRGSVVAPTDDLKGKSARQTDKRNGIDLFQSNANLIQENRVTGMFDGIYMESSHDNTVLSNEIDHSRYGIHCMYTNGTIMRSNSGEFNVTGIMAMIVKGAEVADNVFTRQKGSVNSQGMLFFDVQNTRVAGNELTGNRVGLYIEMSRNNVWEDNDVSYNFVGIQLLDSQSNRLENNRFVSNVIETQADGSKDNELLHNYWDAFQGLDPSGDGISDIPYVMNPFFQRLTKGIPAYQIFFQSPGMRFLESLFTADAKQWTQDREPRMEPFLSSSASTDSRPNPWSAAETGIAGAALLVAALTIITLMGVKKS